The region TTCCTCCACGGCTTCACAGTAGTTGCCGATTCAAATTGCGGTGTGTTCTCTGAGGTATGACGAGATTGTTGAAATCCGGCTTGAGCCGGTTGTTTGAGCAGTGATTCGAGTAGGCGGTGAGCGAGGAGATGGGAAATTCATGGCGACTGTCAGTCTCGCCAGTACAGAGGGGCGTGCTGACCCAAGCGCTCGCCTGGGTCTGCCGCCCCGACGAGGCTTATCCGTACGTCACTGGCCCGAGGAAGAACCGAAACGTCGCCGTTGAAACTGCTGGTCGAGTCTTCACCCGACGTTGCTCCGAAAGTAGCAGACACACCACGATCCAGAGATTGTACAGCGTCACAGCGAACAAAAGTAGAACAACCGCACCGCAAACACCGGCGACGTAGTCCGGGGCAGAAACTCACCGATCTTCCGGTAGGACGTTTCGATTCCCCAGCGACGCCGATACGCTTGTGCGAGTGGCACCGCTTCATCTACCGTCCTCGGTTGATTCGTGATCAGACACAGCGAGTCGTCGTCCCGCGAGTGGTGCGGGACGACGACGAGCGTCACCGGTACACGCATCGTCGGGGACTGCTTTCTGACCAGCTCGTAGTCGGTGACGAATTTCTCTTCATCGTGTTCGGCAAGAACGCGCTTGATCCCCGGCGTTTTGGGTGCGCGCATGACGAACTCTACACCGAGATCGGCGAGTTCGTCGACTAACTCGACCCGATAGAGGCCACGATCACAGTAGATGCGGGTGATCGAGACGGCCTGACGCGCCGTCTCGATCACCTCGCGGATCGCCTCAATCAGAGACGGTGTATCGGTCCGAGCAACGTGTTCGGACGCGAGCGTGAACCGCGCTGCCGGTGACACAATGCACAGTGTCACGAAGACGTAGGCGAGATTTGTCCCGTGGTCAGAGTTGATTCGTGACACCATCGGTGTCTGCTTCGAGCCGTAATAGAGCCACTCATGGAGGTCTACCGCAACTTCTGCGGTGTTGGGAAGGCGATGTGCTTTGCGTGTCTGCGTGATGACCTGATCGCGGACGCCA is a window of Haloarcula pelagica DNA encoding:
- a CDS encoding transposase; amino-acid sequence: MVDTAEARQVCRAARSLLYPSLDFGVKVNGTYPSEDFARVLTRSGFERGFTNTSARHLQLARGDDLDLEDRSPPAKSLLYNFGQMEADTIDAQFDGVRDQVITQTRKAHRLPNTAEVAVDLHEWLYYGSKQTPMVSRINSDHGTNLAYVFVTLCIVSPAARFTLASEHVARTDTPSLIEAIREVIETARQAVSITRIYCDRGLYRVELVDELADLGVEFVMRAPKTPGIKRVLAEHDEEKFVTDYELVRKQSPTMRVPVTLVVVPHHSRDDDSLCLITNQPRTVDEAVPLAQAYRRRWGIETSYRKIGEFLPRTTSPVFAVRLFYFCSL